In Harmonia axyridis chromosome X, icHarAxyr1.1, whole genome shotgun sequence, a single window of DNA contains:
- the LOC123686478 gene encoding eukaryotic translation initiation factor 2D, whose translation MFRKPIKIKSNTPVKSSERKHVKDKIHKQYPTLTEEDLNNLLPKKEGLNCVKIVTASNEIIQVYTVLKRPICFELHDKIFPTICLLWQFPNIIHNFTTHKEVMNFIYSGADLMLPGVLTPPAQTSLPKYGCAIQKDSIVAINLSTNKASIAVGFATMSSVEMEASGKKGKCVSVIHTYGDKLFTLEGFDSPIPQMGPPEWLTFQKDDDFPPLGARPKRKLSQNLSSPGDTPQSEGANNSPADDKEKKEESIDNDKNMLETNEITKEMTIEDVDELLYNCFFTAIKYSKTLTLPILTSNFYKLQMLANCPPGKTLDIKKSSFKKLKPFLDKMCKENIIVVKEMKKGVESIVEVNKSHPKFEGFYVSPEERPRKNQEDCSSSGTPSVIESYVVTNAVLPILNFSRPKWQKGDTILGSDVRKYIREYIMLRNCQHENSKLVQPDEALSSICKNTNPIAWEEVYEKVCDSMKNCFKVQTNQKEILNKGKVSPITISVANRSGNKKVTLVDNLELFGVKILEFAKECQHGVAASTSVSIPPGKKTEQLLVQGNQVLFVYNLLVDKYQIPKRYIRGLENAPKRKK comes from the exons ATGTTTCGTAaaccaataaaaattaaaagtaacaCACCTGTTAAGAGTTCTGAAAG GAAGCATGTAAAAGATAAAATTCATAAGCAGTATCCGACCCTGACTGAAGAAGACCTAAACAATTTATTGCCAAAAAAAGAGGGCTTGAATTGTGTAAAAATAGTTACAGCTtccaatgaaataattcaagtatACACAGTTCTAAAACGCCCAATTTGCTTTGAGTTACATGATAAGATCTTCCCGACAATATGTCTCTTATGGCAGTTTCCTAATATTATCCATAATTTCACAACACATAAGGAagtaatgaattttatatattctggAGCCGATTTGATGCTACCTGGTGTTTTAACACCTCCAGCCCAAACCAGTCTTCCCAAATATGGATGTGCAATCCAGAAAGATAGTATTGTTGCTATTAATCTATCAACCAATAAGGCATCTATTGCTGTTGGCTTTGCCACAATGAGCTCCGTGGAAATGGAAGCTTCTGGAAAGAAAGGAAAATGTGTTTCTGTTATCCATACCTATGGAGATAAATTGTTTACTCTAGAGGGATTTGACAGTCCAATTCCACAAATGGGTCCACCAGAATGGTTAACTTTCCAAAAAGATGACGATTTTCCTCCATTAGGCGCACGTCCCAAAAGAAAACTGAGTCAAAATTTGTCCAGTCCTGGTGATACTCCACAGTCTGAAGGTGCAAATAATTCTCCAGCTGATGATAAGGAGAAGAAAGAAGAAAGTATCGATAATGACAAAAACATGTTAGAGACTAATGAAATCACAAAAGAAATGACGATTGAAGATGTTGATGAGCTGTTGTACAATTGCTTTTTTACTgcaattaaatattcaaaaactttGACACTTCCAATTTTAACTTCCAATTTCTACAAGCTACAGATGCTGGCTAATTGTCCTCCTGGAAAAACTTTAGATATTAAGAAATCTtcttttaaaaaattgaaaccatttCTGGATAAAATGTGCAAG GAAAATATTATAGTAGTTAAAGAAATGAAGAAAGGTGTTGAATCTATTGTCGAGGTCAATAAGTCGCATCCTAAATTTGAGGGATTTTATGTTTCACCAGAAGAGAGACCTAGAAAAAATCAGGAAGATTGCTCTTCAAGTGGTACCCCAAGTGTTATAGAATCATATGTTGTCACTAATGCTGTTCTTCCAATTCTCAATTTCAGTAGGCCTAAGTGGCA aaaagGAGATACAATTCTTGGTAgtgatgtgagaaagtatattAGAGAATATATTATGCTCAGAAATTGCCAACATGAGAATTCTAA ATTGGTTCAACCTGATGAAGCATTGTCATCCATTTGCAAAAACACAAATCCAATAGCATGGGAAGAAGTGTACGAAAAAGTATGTGATAGTATGAAAAACTGTTTCAAGGtacaaacaaatcaaaaagaaattCTTAATAAAGGAAAAGTAAGCCCGATAACTATTAGTGTGGCTAACCGATcaggaaataaaaaagttacCCTAGTTGACAATTTAgaactttttggagtgaaaaTTCTAGAGTTTGCTAAAGAATGTCAGCATGGTGTTGCTGCAAGTACAAGCGTCAGCATTCCACCAGGCAAAAAAACAGAACAGTTACTTGTTCAAGGAAATCAAGTCCTTTTTGTGTATAATTTGTTGGTTG